Proteins encoded by one window of Deinococcus fonticola:
- a CDS encoding tRNA (adenine(22)-N(1))-methyltransferase TrmK codes for MIPVLDARLAAVLKLIRAATHADIGSDHAHLPIRLVQTGRVERCVVVELNPGPLGHARTNVALAGLSDRLEVRQGNGLSPLRPGEVESASMTGMGANTIQSILKAGGERLPPALVVQPNDSPRILREWAARSGFHLVAEALAAGFWSYPVLRFEARSGADPVYDGVPLDAALRYGPHLLRSGDPLIRRQVLDDLARLTPLAAPGRAAQDELNTAKTALEFLEK; via the coding sequence CTGATTCCCGTTCTGGACGCCCGTCTGGCCGCGGTGCTGAAGCTCATTCGCGCCGCGACCCATGCGGACATCGGTTCGGATCACGCACATCTGCCGATTCGGCTGGTTCAGACCGGACGCGTGGAGCGCTGCGTGGTGGTGGAGTTGAACCCCGGCCCGCTCGGGCACGCCCGGACAAATGTGGCGCTGGCTGGCCTGTCTGACCGCCTGGAGGTGCGCCAGGGCAACGGCCTGTCTCCCCTGCGGCCCGGCGAGGTAGAAAGCGCCAGCATGACGGGCATGGGCGCCAACACCATCCAGAGCATTCTGAAAGCGGGTGGCGAACGCCTGCCCCCGGCGCTGGTGGTGCAGCCGAACGATTCCCCACGAATCCTGCGCGAGTGGGCTGCCCGCAGCGGGTTTCACCTGGTGGCCGAGGCGCTCGCGGCCGGGTTCTGGAGTTATCCCGTGCTGCGTTTCGAGGCGCGTTCCGGGGCCGACCCCGTTTACGACGGGGTGCCACTCGACGCGGCTTTGCGGTACGGCCCGCATCTGCTGCGTTCCGGTGACCCGCTTATCCGGCGGCAGGTGCTGGACGACCTGGCTCGCCTCACGCCACTGGCCGCACCGGGCCGCGCCGCACAGGACGAGCTGAACACCGCAAAAACAGCCCTTGAATTTCTGGAGAAATAA
- a CDS encoding MOSC domain-containing protein: MKTMHDLRAHLPRPGQVEWIGVRSGRREPVHSRAEVEIHPLVGVVGDHGKTAPTRLTALTGGEVHPVTPSPAQPNGRGKRQVTLLQAEHLPVIAALAGLDEVPPELLRRNILVSGLSLLALKDRRFQLGEVVLEGTGECHPCSRMEENLGDGGYNAVRGHGGITARVIQGGTVRVGDRVQALPKDTP; the protein is encoded by the coding sequence GTGAAAACCATGCATGACCTCCGCGCCCATCTGCCGCGCCCTGGCCAGGTCGAGTGGATCGGTGTTCGTTCCGGCCGGCGCGAACCCGTCCACAGCCGGGCCGAAGTCGAGATTCACCCGCTGGTGGGCGTGGTGGGCGATCACGGGAAAACCGCGCCGACCCGTCTCACGGCCCTAACCGGCGGGGAGGTTCACCCGGTGACGCCTTCTCCCGCTCAACCGAACGGGCGCGGCAAGAGGCAGGTGACGCTTCTTCAGGCCGAGCATCTGCCGGTGATCGCTGCCCTGGCGGGCCTGGACGAAGTCCCACCGGAACTGCTGCGCCGCAACATCCTGGTGAGTGGTCTTTCGTTGCTGGCCCTCAAAGACCGGCGTTTTCAGCTGGGCGAGGTCGTTCTGGAAGGCACCGGCGAGTGCCACCCCTGCTCACGCATGGAAGAGAACCTGGGAGACGGCGGGTACAACGCCGTGCGCGGCCACGGGGGCATTACCGCCCGCGTCATTCAGGGCGGGACGGTGCGTGTGGGCGACCGCGTGCAGGCACTGCCGAAGGACACGCCCTGA
- the tyrS gene encoding tyrosine--tRNA ligase: MNEIRRNVPVDEQLQILKRGVVDLVSEEDLRRKIANGQPLRVKLGADPTRPDLHLGHAVILRKMRQFQDLGHQVIMLIGDFTAMIGDPSGKSKTRPPLTLEETRANAQSYLEQCKLILRDEPEVLELRFNGEWLEPMGYADVIRLASKYTVARILERDDFTKRLNNGTPISLHELLYPITQGYDSVALKADVELGGTDQLFNNLVGRALQKDYDQEPQVVMTLPLLVGLDGTEKMSKSLDNYIGLTDEPHIMFAKLMKVPDPLLNNYLTLLTDLPQEKISELLAGHPVAAHRELAREVVRWFHPDADLDAAEERFRSVAKGGIPENIPSVTVPKAELDDSADTEQISLVKLVVLSGLEPSNGAARKLIQNRGLKLNGETYTEPHGQLSRTELQAGVVIQKGKDKFVRLKLEA; encoded by the coding sequence ATGAATGAAATTCGTAGAAATGTCCCGGTCGACGAGCAATTGCAGATCCTGAAGCGTGGCGTGGTGGATCTGGTGTCCGAGGAGGACTTGCGCCGCAAAATTGCCAATGGCCAGCCGCTGCGCGTGAAACTGGGGGCCGACCCTACCCGCCCGGACCTGCACCTGGGGCACGCGGTGATCCTGCGCAAAATGCGGCAGTTTCAGGATCTGGGTCACCAGGTGATCATGCTGATCGGGGATTTCACGGCCATGATCGGTGACCCGAGCGGCAAAAGCAAAACGCGACCGCCGTTGACGCTGGAAGAAACCCGCGCGAATGCCCAGAGTTACCTGGAGCAGTGCAAGTTGATCCTGCGCGACGAGCCGGAAGTGCTGGAGTTGCGGTTCAACGGCGAGTGGCTGGAACCCATGGGGTATGCGGACGTGATCCGTCTGGCGAGCAAGTACACCGTGGCCCGCATTCTGGAACGCGATGATTTCACGAAGCGTCTGAACAATGGCACGCCCATTTCCCTGCACGAACTGCTGTACCCGATCACCCAGGGGTACGACTCGGTAGCGCTGAAGGCCGACGTGGAACTGGGCGGCACCGATCAGCTGTTCAACAACCTGGTCGGGCGCGCTTTGCAAAAGGATTACGACCAGGAACCGCAGGTGGTCATGACCCTGCCCTTGCTGGTGGGTCTGGACGGCACCGAGAAGATGTCCAAGAGTCTGGACAACTACATCGGTCTGACCGACGAGCCGCACATCATGTTCGCCAAGCTGATGAAAGTGCCGGATCCGCTGCTGAACAACTACCTCACGCTCCTGACGGATCTGCCGCAGGAAAAGATCAGCGAGTTGCTGGCCGGGCATCCGGTGGCCGCGCACCGTGAGCTGGCCCGCGAGGTGGTGCGCTGGTTCCACCCGGACGCCGATCTGGACGCCGCCGAGGAACGCTTCAGGAGCGTAGCGAAGGGCGGCATTCCGGAGAATATCCCCAGCGTGACCGTCCCGAAGGCTGAACTGGACGACAGTGCCGACACCGAACAGATCAGCCTGGTGAAACTGGTGGTGCTCTCGGGCCTGGAACCCAGCAACGGCGCGGCACGCAAACTCATTCAGAACCGGGGCCTGAAACTGAATGGGGAAACCTACACGGAGCCTCACGGGCAGCTGAGCCGCACTGAACTTCAGGCCGGTGTAGTTATTCAGAAGGGCAAGGACAAGTTTGTTCGCCTGAAGCTGGAGGCTTGA